ACGCGCTGCGTGGTAATTCAGATTCGCCGCGCTGCGGCGAATTGCACCGCAGCGCGGGCAAGCCGAGGGTTCCCACGTAGCACGTGGGAACCAGAAAATCCCCTTATGCCGCGCCGAGCACCGGAGGGTTTGGGCGGATTAGTCCGACAGGGGCGCGGCAGGGATGCCGCGCGTTTTCGGAGGGCTAGGACAGCCCTTCCGAAAACCCCGCTCAAACCCTTCGGTGCGCAGGATATAAGCGGCATCGGGGTGGCCTTTTCTTTGGATACTTTCTTTTGGCCACGCAAAAGAAAGTATCGCGGTTGCCGGTCCGCGAACAGGCGTTAAATTAAACTTCGCGTTAGCGAAACAATAGCCATGTAAGTTTTAAATTCCGCGTGGGCACAAAAACCGTGCCCACCCGGCTACGAGGGCTTCGCCATAGCGATTCATAATACGAATTAATTGAATCCACGATGCATTACAAAAAAATGATTATTATGTTTTTCGAGAAGCAAAAGATCGGAAAAATTAAGCATCCATTCAAATTTCAATTTTTTCGGTGTTTTTAAATTATTACTTCTATATAAATCACGCAAATATTCATTGTTATCCAACTTTGAATCGATCTGATAAATGATTCTTGAATATTGACCTGCTGTTTCGATTACATGAATTGGGTGGCCTGACGTCGCAATTTGCGTAGCAAAAACAGGAGTCCCAGACGGAACTCCACGAGTAATGTAGGAATTGAATATTGCCCAAAGCCGTTTTCTCTCATCGCTCATCGAATTATCAGTAAATTCAAAAACTGAATGATCGAATATACCCATTAACGTGAACGTTCCTCGAGATACATTCGCAAATACTAAGTCGTTAGTTCGCTCAACATATCCATTTTTTTCAGATTTCATACCAAGATGAAAATGATGAAACCCCATAGTATTCAGGAGAAAATCTTTATCCACCCAACGATCAACATCATGCCCTATTTCTGATGTTGATGGCGAATAACCACGAGTTCGTGGCAGTCTAGAAAGATGTGGATTTAAATTTTCTCCATTCCGAACTTTTTCAAGCAACACATAAACCTGGTTTTTAAGGTTGCGCCAGCTCGGATGGTTCGTGACAGCTGGCTCAATTAAAACTTTGCGCGGTTTAATAGCAACGTACCTGATTACCCAATTGAGATAATGAATAAGCAAGGTCCCTAAAAACATTCCATCAAGCAATTCTTTAGTTTCACCATTATTTGGAAACGTTGGAAGCACCGAGATGATTTCTCGCCGTAATTTCTTGATTCGTTTTGACTCTTCCACAATAGATTACATCAGCATCGAATGGCGGATCGCCTATCGGCATCCGCCCTACGCCATTACCCACATTTCGACTCTCCACAATTCAAACAAGTCATACACCCATCCATCAACACCATCGCCTTAGTCGAACACTTCACGCACAACACGGCCTTTTCCGGAAACGCCTGCGCATCCGACTCGCCGTGGGCGGCTTCGAATTCGCGGCGTTTTTCGGCCAGAAACTGTTTTTGGTGGTCGGTCATTTTTTCCGATTTGATCATGCCGATATGCTTCATGTGCGATTCGATGGCCGAACCGATTTCCGCCACCAATGAAGGCATGAACACGCCGCCTTTCTTGAAATAGCCGCCGCGCGGGTCGAACACGGCTTTCATTTCTTCCACCAAAAAGGTGGCGTCGCCGCCTTTACGGAACACGGCCGAGATCACCCGGGTCAAGGCCAATACCCACTGGAAATGCTCCATGTTTTTGCTGTTGATGAAGATTTCGTAGGGCCGGCGTTCCTCGTGGGCGGTGCCTTGGTTCAGGATCATGTCGTTGATCGTGATGTACAAGGCGTGCTCGGACTGCGGGGTTTTGATTTTGTAGGTCGAGCCCAACAACACTTCCGGCCGCTCGACGTTTTCGTGCATCGATTCCAGCGACGGTTTTTCTTGTTCCGCCTGCGGTGCGGCTTCGGCGTTGTCTTTGCTCAGCACTTTGTAGCCGACGATTTTTTTGTTGATTTTGTGTAGGGTCATGTCGTTTGCCTAAAAAGGTTGTCGGCTCGCCAAGGTAACGAGCCGTAAATGTTCTTTAAAAACTAAGAGGCGTTTGCCAGTTTTACCGAATCAAGGTACAGCGTATCCGGACAGATATCTTGCTCATGCGGCCAAACCACCGTGCCGTCAATGACTTCGGCGCGTTTGAAATACTGCCTGTCGCTCAGCTCCTTGAATACGCCGAAATCCAACAACGGTTTGCAGTCGTAAACGCCCCGGCTACCGTCGGTGAATTCAAGCATTAACGAGTAATCGTCGCTGGCTTGTACCGATTTGACTCTCGGATTCATGGCTTACCTCAACGGCTCGATTTTGTAGGGTTGTTCGCCGGTTACCGCCAATTGCCAGTCGGCAATCAATTCGTCCTTATGCAATTCTATCCAGGCTTGCAGCAGTTTCATTTGGGCTTTAGGTATCTCGCCTTCCAAAACTTCGCCTTCGGGAATCGCAACCACGACTTCATAGCCTTGGTATTTGGCGTGGATATGCGGCAGCTTGTGCTGTTTGTTATCCAGAAAATACATGTAGACGATGATCCCGTAAAACATTGAAATTGCTGGCATGGCGTTTCTCCCAAGGCAAATCAAAACTTGCCGTAATAGCCTTCTTTCAACGCGTCGAACAAGTTGGCGGCGGTGTGGATTTCGCCGTCGTATTCCACTTCTTCGTTGCCTTTGAATTCGACGACGTGGCCGTCTTCCAGCGTGAACTGGTAGGTGGTGTTTTCCAAATCGGATTCCTTGACCAATACGCCCTGAAACACTTCCGGATTGAAACGGAAGGTGGTGCAGCCTTTCAGGCCTTGCTCGTAGGCGTATTCGTAGATCGACTTGAAGTCTTCGTACGGGTAGTCGGTCGGCACGTTGGCGGTTTTGGAAATCGACGAGTCGATCCAGCGCTGCGCGGCGGCCTGGATATCTACGTGCTGCTTCGGTGAAATATCGTCGGCGGCGATGAAGTAATCCGGCAGTTTTTGCTTGGGATCGTCGCTATACGGCATCGCCTCCGGGTTGACCAGATGACGGTAGGCCAGTAGTTCGAACGAGAATACGTCGATCTTTTCCTTGGACTTTTTGCCCTCGCGGATCACGTTGCGCGAATAGTGGTGGGCAAAGCTGGGTTCGATGCCGTTGCTGGCGTTATTGGCCAGCGACAAGGAAATCGTGCCGGTCGGCGCGATGGAGCTGTGGTGGGTAAAGCGGCAACCCACTTCGGCCAGTTCCGCCACCAATTCCGGCTCTTCCTGCGCGACTTTCTGCATGTAGCGGCTGTACTTGGCGTGCAATACCCGACCCGGCACCTGGTCGCCGAGTTTGTAGCCGTCGGTCTTCATTTCCGGGCGTTTGTGCAGCATTTCGCCGGTGACTTCGAACATCTGCTCCATGATCGGCGCCGGGCCTTTTTCCTTGGCCAGCTCCAGGCCGGTACGCCAACCTTCCAAAGCCAGTTCTTTGGTGACTTGTTCGGTAAAGGCCAGCGACGCCTCGTCGCCGTATTTCATGCCCAGCATCGTAATGGTCGAGCCCAAACCCAGATAGCCCATGCCGTGGCGGCGTTTGCCGACGATTTCGTCGCGCTGTTTTTCCAGCGGCAAGCCGTTGATTTCCACCACGTTGTCCAGCATGCGGGTGAAGATGCGGATGGTCTTGCGGTAATCGTCCCAATCGAACGAGGCTTCCTTGCCGAACGCTTGATGCACGAAGCGGGTCAGGTTGATCGAGCCCAACAGACAGGAACCGTAAGGCGGCAGCGGCTGCTCGCCGCAGGGGTTGGTGGCGCGGATGTGCTCGCAGAACCAGTTGTTGTTCATCTCGTTGACTTTGTCGATCAGGATGAAGCCGGGTTCGGCGTAATCATAGGTCGAGGACATGATGATGTCCCACAAGCGGCGGGCCGGCATGACTTTAGTGATGCGGCAAGCCACCAGGCCGTCGCCGTTGACGACGTAGCCTTTTTTGTTGGGCAGATCGCGCCAGATAATCTTGCTGCTGTCGGTCAAATCCAGTTTATCGGCGTTGGCTTCGCGCTCGGTGATAGGGAACGACAGCGGCCACTGGCCGTTGCTTTTCACCGCCTCGACGAATTCGCTGGTAATCAGCAACGACAGGTTGAACTGGCGAAGACGGCCGTCTTCGCGTTTGGCGCGGATGAAATCCACCACGTCCGGATGGGCCACGTCGAAGGTGGCCATTTGCGCGCCGCGGCGGCCGCCGGCGGACGAGACGGTGAAGCACATCTTGTCGTAAATATCCATGAACGACAGCGGGCCGGAGGTATAGGCGCCGGCGCCGGAGACGTAGGCGTCGCGCGGGCGTAGGGTCGAGAATTCGTAACCGATGCCGCAGCCGGCTTTCAAGGTCAGGCCGGCTTCGTGGACCTTGCGCAGGATGTCGTCCATCGAGTCTTCGATGATGCCGGACACGGTGCAGTTAATGGTCGAGGTGGCCGGTTTGTGTTCCAGCGCGCCGGCGTTGGAAACGATGCGGCCGGCCGGAATCACGCCCTTGCGCAAGGCCCACAGAAATTCTTTGTAATGTTTTTCCTGCAGGGCTTTGGTTTTCTCCACACTGGACAAGGCCTTGGCGACCCGCTTGTAGGTATCGTCGATGGTTTCGTCGATGGCGCGGCCGTCTTTGGTCTTCAAACGGTACTTGCTGTCCCAGATGTCCAGCGAAGCGCTTTGTAGCGGAATGTCGGTATCGTTTGGCGTCACAACATGAAGTTTTGCGGTCATTCGTGGCTTCCCTTTTTATGGATTGAGTGGGTTTACGGAACGGCGTTACCGGCTGGGCCGGCACGCCGGAAAGTTCGATGCGGCAAGCGTTGCGGCATAAAATGCCCCGTGCGGCCGCATACTGGATATAGTGCTTTCGAAAAATATTAACACAATATGTTGTGTTGAAAGCAGGATTTTTTACTAGCGACTCGCTATTTAAGCACTTGTTTTTTTAACTCAACGGCTTAGCGGCGAGTGTTAATTCGCAAGGCGACGATTAGCGGCAGCCACGGCCGGCCGCGAGTTAAGGCGGGGTTAATAAATCCGGCTAAAATGCCGCTACCGGCTGTGCAGTTCTAACGGGCCGGACGGCCACCCTGCGGTAGCTGCGGCGGTGGGATACCTATTTTCTCGAAGAGGCACAAATGAATACTTTTACCAAATTCGGCTTGCTGGCCGTTACGACGCTTTGCCAAACCGCCTGGGCCGACGTCGACATGCCCCGCGTCGACCACCGCCAGGAAATCCAAGAACAACGCATCGA
Above is a window of Methylomonas koyamae DNA encoding:
- a CDS encoding NrdJb, with protein sequence MTLHKINKKIVGYKVLSKDNAEAAPQAEQEKPSLESMHENVERPEVLLGSTYKIKTPQSEHALYITINDMILNQGTAHEERRPYEIFINSKNMEHFQWVLALTRVISAVFRKGGDATFLVEEMKAVFDPRGGYFKKGGVFMPSLVAEIGSAIESHMKHIGMIKSEKMTDHQKQFLAEKRREFEAAHGESDAQAFPEKAVLCVKCSTKAMVLMDGCMTCLNCGESKCG
- a CDS encoding DUF2442 domain-containing protein — translated: MNPRVKSVQASDDYSLMLEFTDGSRGVYDCKPLLDFGVFKELSDRQYFKRAEVIDGTVVWPHEQDICPDTLYLDSVKLANAS
- the dhiT gene encoding type II toxin-antitoxin system toxin DhiT: MPAISMFYGIIVYMYFLDNKQHKLPHIHAKYQGYEVVVAIPEGEVLEGEIPKAQMKLLQAWIELHKDELIADWQLAVTGEQPYKIEPLR
- a CDS encoding adenosylcobalamin-dependent ribonucleoside-diphosphate reductase, with product MTAKLHVVTPNDTDIPLQSASLDIWDSKYRLKTKDGRAIDETIDDTYKRVAKALSSVEKTKALQEKHYKEFLWALRKGVIPAGRIVSNAGALEHKPATSTINCTVSGIIEDSMDDILRKVHEAGLTLKAGCGIGYEFSTLRPRDAYVSGAGAYTSGPLSFMDIYDKMCFTVSSAGGRRGAQMATFDVAHPDVVDFIRAKREDGRLRQFNLSLLITSEFVEAVKSNGQWPLSFPITEREANADKLDLTDSSKIIWRDLPNKKGYVVNGDGLVACRITKVMPARRLWDIIMSSTYDYAEPGFILIDKVNEMNNNWFCEHIRATNPCGEQPLPPYGSCLLGSINLTRFVHQAFGKEASFDWDDYRKTIRIFTRMLDNVVEINGLPLEKQRDEIVGKRRHGMGYLGLGSTITMLGMKYGDEASLAFTEQVTKELALEGWRTGLELAKEKGPAPIMEQMFEVTGEMLHKRPEMKTDGYKLGDQVPGRVLHAKYSRYMQKVAQEEPELVAELAEVGCRFTHHSSIAPTGTISLSLANNASNGIEPSFAHHYSRNVIREGKKSKEKIDVFSFELLAYRHLVNPEAMPYSDDPKQKLPDYFIAADDISPKQHVDIQAAAQRWIDSSISKTANVPTDYPYEDFKSIYEYAYEQGLKGCTTFRFNPEVFQGVLVKESDLENTTYQFTLEDGHVVEFKGNEEVEYDGEIHTAANLFDALKEGYYGKF